A region from the Natronoarchaeum mannanilyticum genome encodes:
- a CDS encoding 30S ribosomal protein S3ae — protein MSERSVSKQAQEKRWYTIHAPEQFDREELGETPADEPDKVLGRTIETTLGDLRNESSENNTKLKFKINDVGSDAAYTEFVKHELTRDYLRSLVRRGASKVEAYVTVLTTDDYRVQVQPVAFTTKKADASQEQAIRRTMIDLVEESAEEHSFEQLLDSIVDGRLSSAIYGEGKEIYPLRRVEIQKTTLEARPEEVAAEEETAVDVDDDDVEV, from the coding sequence ATGAGCGAACGATCCGTATCGAAGCAGGCACAGGAAAAGCGGTGGTACACCATCCACGCTCCCGAGCAGTTCGACCGCGAGGAGCTGGGCGAGACCCCCGCAGACGAACCGGACAAGGTCCTCGGTCGCACGATCGAGACCACGCTGGGCGACCTCCGCAACGAGTCCAGCGAGAACAACACCAAGCTGAAGTTCAAGATCAACGACGTCGGGAGCGACGCGGCCTACACCGAGTTCGTCAAGCACGAGCTCACCCGCGACTACCTCCGCAGCCTCGTCCGCCGGGGCGCGTCGAAGGTCGAGGCGTACGTCACGGTGCTGACGACCGACGACTACCGCGTCCAGGTCCAGCCCGTCGCGTTCACGACGAAGAAGGCCGACGCCAGCCAGGAGCAGGCGATCCGCCGAACGATGATCGACCTGGTCGAGGAGTCCGCCGAGGAGCACTCCTTCGAGCAGCTGCTCGACAGTATCGTCGACGGCCGCCTCTCCAGCGCGATCTACGGCGAGGGGAAGGAGATCTACCCGCTGCGCCGCGTCGAGATCCAGAAGACGACGCTGGAAGCCCGACCCGAAGAGGTCGCCGCCGAGGAGGAGACCGCGGTCGACGTCGACGACGACGACGTCGAGGTCTGA
- a CDS encoding cupredoxin domain-containing protein gives MKRRAYLAAVGSVAAAGLSGCTVLGLGESGGDDYDIGMSANGFLPDTYEVSVGDTVVWRNTSSRGHSVTAYEDNIPEEAEYFATGGHESQSEAEDAWTNSRSGNIQRGQTFEHTFEVPGEYGYYCIPHVPQGMDGTIVVTE, from the coding sequence ATGAAGCGTCGCGCGTACCTGGCCGCGGTCGGGAGCGTCGCCGCGGCGGGACTGTCGGGCTGTACCGTCCTCGGACTCGGCGAGAGCGGCGGCGACGACTACGACATCGGGATGAGTGCGAACGGCTTCCTGCCGGACACCTACGAGGTGTCGGTCGGCGACACCGTCGTCTGGCGGAACACCAGTTCGCGCGGCCACTCGGTGACGGCCTACGAGGACAACATCCCCGAAGAGGCGGAGTACTTCGCGACCGGCGGCCACGAGAGCCAGTCCGAGGCCGAGGACGCCTGGACGAACAGCCGGAGCGGCAACATCCAGCGCGGCCAGACGTTCGAGCACACCTTCGAGGTGCCCGGCGAGTACGGCTACTACTGCATCCCCCACGTTCCGCAGGGGATGGACGGGACGATCGTCGTCACCGAGTAG
- a CDS encoding DUF7266 family protein, with protein MRRKRTFSTDDRGVSTALTHVLTIGITTILISGLFIGTTTMLESQMDRAAYQEMETIGERLGAEITAVDQAANRSSNGTTNVTVSHPNTVAGSSYRIELAHGDDACGTWDRETCLILSASQTSEDVEVPFKNVTAVEPTSVTGGDIRITYNETVDDKITLEEA; from the coding sequence ATGAGACGAAAACGAACCTTCAGCACGGACGACCGCGGCGTCTCGACGGCGCTGACTCACGTGCTGACGATCGGTATCACCACGATCCTGATCTCGGGGCTGTTCATCGGGACGACGACGATGCTCGAAAGCCAGATGGACCGCGCGGCCTACCAGGAGATGGAGACGATCGGGGAACGCCTCGGGGCGGAGATCACCGCCGTCGACCAGGCGGCGAACCGATCATCGAACGGCACGACGAACGTCACTGTTTCACACCCGAATACTGTCGCTGGCAGCTCCTATCGCATCGAACTTGCACACGGTGACGACGCGTGCGGGACGTGGGATCGGGAAACGTGTCTGATACTCTCCGCGAGCCAGACGTCCGAGGACGTCGAAGTGCCGTTCAAGAACGTGACGGCCGTCGAACCGACCTCCGTCACCGGCGGCGACATCAGGATCACCTACAACGAGACCGTCGACGACAAGATCACGCTGGAGGAAGCATGA
- a CDS encoding protein sorting system archaetidylserine synthase (This PssA-like phosphatidyltransferase, along with a PssD-like decarboxylase, is required in Haloarchaea for the archaeosortase ArtA to replace the PGF-CTERM sorting signal with a C-terminal lipid anchor.) — MQPRFVGRVSLADAVTVANAALGFLAVLTTFEDVELGARLLLLAAVADGLDGVVARHVGSSAAGPYLDSLADVASFAVAPAALVFVAVRDGWGVTAPAPTPEAALTAGVPALFVAMAVLRLGMYTAYDTKDEYTEGVPTTLAATILSAAVLAGMTDPDVLIAATALFCYLMVSPIEYPDLLARDAFIMGVTHSLAILLPSYANNSFPFALLVLALAYLTLGPRFYWRDGLPEPPLVGSKGNA, encoded by the coding sequence ATGCAGCCTCGGTTCGTCGGCCGGGTGAGTCTCGCCGACGCGGTGACGGTGGCCAACGCGGCGCTTGGCTTTCTCGCCGTCCTGACGACGTTCGAGGACGTCGAGCTCGGCGCCCGGCTGCTGTTGCTCGCGGCCGTCGCCGACGGGCTCGACGGCGTCGTCGCGCGCCACGTCGGGAGCTCTGCGGCCGGCCCCTACCTCGACTCGCTGGCCGACGTCGCCTCCTTCGCGGTGGCGCCGGCGGCGCTCGTGTTCGTCGCCGTCCGAGACGGCTGGGGCGTGACGGCGCCCGCCCCGACGCCCGAAGCCGCGCTGACAGCGGGCGTTCCCGCGCTGTTCGTCGCGATGGCCGTGTTGCGCCTGGGGATGTACACCGCCTACGACACCAAAGACGAGTACACCGAGGGCGTCCCGACGACGCTGGCCGCGACGATCCTCAGCGCGGCCGTCCTCGCGGGGATGACCGACCCCGACGTGCTGATCGCGGCGACGGCCCTGTTCTGTTACCTGATGGTCTCGCCGATCGAGTACCCCGATCTGCTGGCTCGCGACGCCTTTATCATGGGCGTGACCCACTCGCTCGCGATTTTGCTGCCGTCCTACGCGAACAACTCCTTCCCGTTCGCGCTGCTCGTCCTCGCGCTGGCGTACCTGACGCTCGGGCCGCGGTTCTACTGGCGCGACGGGCTACCCGAGCCCCCGCTGGTGGGGTCGAAAGGAAACGCTTAG
- a CDS encoding DUF7287 family protein — protein sequence MSGDRLPGAAFGDDERAQTVQDFAVGISIFLLVVGAVFLMFPSLFTPYEQAIADEGPDSQADRIGMLIADNVTGDEGTNELTSSEINYWFAGDEDDLRRAVGVSSNTQVNVTLTTIGTDREGPIALDDDDADIDADEAAVGPSPEGRDTSTAARIVTVGDNDWVDDPGPAYRLVVRVW from the coding sequence ATGTCCGGCGATCGACTTCCCGGCGCGGCGTTCGGCGACGACGAGCGCGCCCAGACCGTCCAGGACTTCGCGGTCGGCATCAGCATCTTCCTGCTGGTCGTGGGCGCGGTGTTTCTCATGTTCCCGTCGCTGTTCACCCCCTACGAGCAGGCGATCGCCGACGAGGGCCCCGACAGCCAGGCCGACCGGATCGGGATGTTGATCGCCGACAACGTGACCGGTGATGAGGGGACGAACGAGCTAACCAGCAGCGAGATCAACTACTGGTTCGCTGGGGACGAGGATGACCTTCGCAGAGCCGTCGGCGTCTCCTCGAACACTCAGGTCAACGTGACGCTAACCACTATCGGAACTGATCGCGAGGGTCCGATCGCTCTCGACGATGACGACGCCGATATCGACGCCGACGAAGCGGCAGTCGGGCCGTCGCCGGAGGGACGCGATACCTCGACGGCGGCTCGAATCGTCACCGTAGGGGATAACGACTGGGTAGACGATCCTGGTCCGGCGTACAGACTAGTCGTGAGGGTGTGGTGA
- a CDS encoding DUF7288 family protein produces MIGNGGSDDDRGQAYTLEGIIGAMILLTAVLMALNSAVLLPSTSGTIDRGVQSDVGQQATDVLRIADEDGNLSATLRCWDTSGDGRFNGSTGAEGAYRNGDEINNSLGTMLTETFSERYSSYTMKAVYRPEEGEDAIEGGEQSVIEQGNALRKSITVSHTVTLYEDQTLTSSCTDDSDPLTLREAHDENYPIPPATSESNHIYNVVEVRLTIIW; encoded by the coding sequence ATGATCGGGAACGGTGGATCCGACGACGACCGTGGACAGGCCTACACCCTCGAAGGGATCATCGGCGCGATGATCCTGCTCACCGCAGTGCTGATGGCGCTAAACTCGGCGGTGTTGCTTCCCTCGACTTCGGGGACGATCGACAGGGGCGTCCAGTCAGACGTCGGGCAGCAGGCGACCGACGTTCTCAGGATCGCCGACGAGGACGGCAATCTCTCGGCGACGTTACGGTGCTGGGACACTTCCGGAGACGGAAGGTTCAATGGGTCAACGGGCGCGGAGGGGGCTTACCGCAACGGCGATGAGATCAACAACTCGCTGGGGACGATGCTTACGGAGACGTTCTCGGAGAGATACAGCAGTTACACCATGAAGGCAGTGTATCGACCGGAAGAGGGCGAAGACGCGATCGAAGGAGGTGAACAATCGGTCATCGAACAGGGGAACGCGCTTCGCAAGTCGATCACCGTCTCACACACTGTCACGCTATACGAGGACCAGACGCTAACGTCGTCGTGTACCGATGACTCGGACCCACTTACACTTCGAGAGGCGCACGATGAGAACTATCCGATCCCACCGGCGACGTCCGAGTCGAACCACATCTACAACGTCGTAGAGGTGCGGCTGACGATCATCTGGTAA
- a CDS encoding DUF7289 family protein, which produces MIGPTPMRRPDPTDDRAVSDVLAFILVFSIIITSVGLVYVFGMGALGEAQINEQNRNAERAFETMTVSFSDLQTGRGVERLSQLNPRGGGVSVDDSTRLNVSVDGVPWYDGPVGTLDYNHEGTEISYELGAAFRADDGHSVMVRPPEFVCTTSSSGPDRAIVSYTNLTATQPSSVSTSSTLRIRATKDRTGLNRSSGNLTVAIEDSTHADAWERYFDENGWTDVDGPSGSTGDVEATCAADDATIRETELEIELLL; this is translated from the coding sequence ATGATCGGACCGACGCCGATGCGACGGCCCGACCCCACGGACGACCGGGCGGTCAGCGACGTGCTGGCGTTCATCCTGGTGTTCTCGATCATCATCACGTCGGTCGGACTCGTGTACGTGTTCGGCATGGGCGCGCTCGGCGAGGCGCAGATCAACGAACAGAACAGGAACGCCGAGCGTGCGTTCGAGACGATGACGGTGAGTTTCAGCGACCTGCAGACGGGCCGCGGCGTCGAACGACTGAGCCAGCTTAACCCGCGCGGCGGCGGCGTGAGCGTGGACGACAGCACCCGGTTGAACGTGTCCGTCGACGGGGTTCCCTGGTACGACGGGCCCGTCGGCACGCTCGACTACAACCACGAGGGGACCGAGATCAGTTACGAACTCGGCGCGGCGTTCCGCGCCGACGATGGACACAGCGTGATGGTGCGGCCGCCCGAGTTCGTCTGCACGACGTCGTCGAGCGGCCCCGATCGCGCCATCGTGTCGTACACGAACCTGACGGCCACGCAGCCGTCGTCGGTGTCGACGTCGTCGACGCTTCGCATCCGCGCGACGAAAGACCGGACGGGCCTCAATAGGTCGTCCGGAAACCTGACCGTCGCCATCGAGGATTCGACCCACGCCGACGCCTGGGAGCGGTACTTCGACGAGAACGGATGGACGGACGTGGACGGGCCGTCGGGAAGCACCGGCGACGTCGAAGCGACCTGTGCGGCCGACGACGCGACGATCCGCGAGACGGAGTTAGAAATCGAGTTGCTGCTGTGA
- a CDS encoding type II secretion system F family protein, translated as MSLDTAGNGPGGSGFSTGSGLGDAFYPLYDRLFSEDSDFVRDVERKLGEARMPVTVEMYISRALAIGVMSGVVLWVLGILVGYSLVSIGVFSSTEPLLGMPVPNEAVLEFIQTVKIPAIIFASGLVFGAIGFGIGFGTLIAVPYSRSSARKREINMLLPDAVSFMYALSIGGLNQLEILEAMAKADDTYGEVAKEFQSIVQETEYFDTDYRSAIRNQSMNTPSDELSQFLTDMLSIVNSGGDMQDFLNDKKEKHMRTAKQQQELTLETLELFGEMYMTLSLFPLLLIIILVIMQMMGQSRTEMLYGTVYGMIPLTGLGFLVLVSTVKEDEVGDGFLNPQGSSQWVQVDKDSGLLDLGLIEAYTGEFSVFDRIKNREGTLETLDVLRRPHIFFRDNPLMTLALTVPAALVIVSTALVAGSAPTSLGAMKSNPVWGTFVYVYLPLYIILVPLTVFYEWNVRYRKRVLGEISENLRKLSSANDTGLTLLESFNTVAETSTGKLATEFETMYAKVNYGMNLRDALVEFNNKYHVPRLARTVKLISKAQEASSQISDVLSTAAQASENQDDIVRERKSRTRMQMVIIIMTYLTLLAVMAILQTQFLDVMAGLTDSAGGGGGAGGPAALGANVDTQLMSMLFFHAVTMQAILSGLISGYIRDADLLSGCKFVVVLVTIALAVWAVVG; from the coding sequence ATGAGCCTGGATACGGCCGGTAACGGACCGGGCGGCAGCGGATTCAGCACCGGAAGCGGGCTCGGCGACGCGTTCTACCCGCTGTACGACCGGCTGTTCAGCGAGGACAGCGACTTCGTCAGGGACGTCGAGCGAAAGCTCGGCGAGGCGCGGATGCCGGTCACCGTCGAGATGTACATCTCGCGCGCGCTGGCGATCGGCGTCATGAGCGGCGTCGTGCTGTGGGTGCTCGGGATCCTGGTCGGCTACTCGCTGGTTTCGATCGGCGTGTTCAGCAGCACCGAACCGCTGCTCGGGATGCCCGTCCCCAACGAGGCGGTGCTCGAGTTCATCCAGACGGTCAAGATACCGGCGATCATCTTCGCCAGCGGGCTCGTGTTCGGCGCGATCGGGTTCGGCATCGGATTCGGGACGCTGATCGCGGTGCCGTACTCCAGATCGTCGGCGCGCAAGCGCGAGATCAACATGCTGTTGCCCGACGCCGTCTCGTTCATGTACGCCCTCTCGATCGGGGGGCTCAACCAGCTCGAAATTCTGGAGGCGATGGCGAAAGCCGACGACACGTACGGCGAGGTCGCAAAGGAGTTCCAGAGCATCGTCCAGGAGACCGAGTACTTCGACACGGACTACCGCTCGGCGATCCGGAACCAGTCGATGAACACGCCCAGCGACGAGCTGAGCCAGTTCCTCACCGACATGCTGTCGATCGTCAACAGCGGCGGCGACATGCAGGACTTTCTCAACGACAAGAAAGAAAAGCACATGCGAACCGCCAAGCAGCAACAGGAGCTCACTCTCGAGACCCTCGAGCTGTTCGGCGAGATGTACATGACGCTGTCGCTGTTCCCGCTGCTCTTGATCATCATCCTCGTCATCATGCAGATGATGGGCCAGAGCAGGACCGAGATGCTGTACGGCACCGTCTACGGGATGATCCCGCTGACGGGGCTGGGCTTCCTGGTGCTGGTCTCGACGGTGAAAGAAGACGAGGTCGGCGACGGGTTCCTCAACCCGCAGGGATCGAGCCAGTGGGTGCAAGTCGACAAAGACAGCGGCCTACTCGATCTCGGCCTGATCGAGGCGTACACCGGCGAGTTCAGCGTGTTCGACCGGATCAAGAACCGCGAGGGGACCCTGGAGACACTCGACGTGCTCCGGCGGCCGCACATCTTCTTCCGGGACAACCCGCTGATGACGCTGGCGCTGACCGTCCCCGCCGCGCTGGTCATCGTCTCGACCGCGCTGGTCGCGGGCTCGGCGCCGACGTCGCTGGGTGCGATGAAGTCCAACCCCGTCTGGGGGACGTTCGTGTACGTCTACCTCCCGCTGTACATCATCCTGGTGCCGCTGACGGTGTTCTACGAGTGGAACGTCCGCTACAGAAAGCGCGTACTCGGTGAGATTTCGGAGAACCTCCGGAAGCTCTCGAGCGCCAACGACACCGGGCTGACGCTGCTGGAGTCGTTCAACACCGTCGCCGAGACGTCCACGGGGAAACTCGCAACCGAGTTCGAGACGATGTACGCGAAGGTCAACTACGGGATGAATTTGCGGGACGCGCTGGTCGAGTTCAACAACAAGTACCACGTCCCGCGACTCGCCCGCACGGTGAAGCTGATCAGCAAGGCCCAGGAGGCGTCGAGCCAGATCTCGGACGTGCTTTCGACCGCCGCGCAGGCCAGCGAAAACCAGGACGACATCGTCCGCGAGCGCAAGTCACGAACGCGGATGCAGATGGTCATCATCATCATGACGTACCTGACGCTGCTGGCGGTGATGGCGATCCTGCAGACGCAGTTCCTCGACGTGATGGCCGGGCTGACCGACAGCGCGGGCGGGGGCGGCGGCGCCGGCGGCCCCGCGGCGCTGGGAGCCAACGTCGACACCCAGCTGATGTCGATGCTGTTCTTCCACGCCGTGACGATGCAGGCGATCCTGTCGGGCCTGATCAGCGGCTACATCCGCGACGCGGATCTGCTCAGCGGCTGCAAGTTCGTGGTCGTGCTGGTGACTATCGCGCTCGCCGTCTGGGCGGTCGTCGGATAA
- a CDS encoding HEAT repeat domain-containing protein, whose amino-acid sequence MSDEESGDAEENGDPEQNGDAAEEITVESLRERLEAIEAQLDEAESEDDLDEVEAELEDLETDLEAADLPEPDDEDEDPPEEEIESEKEDLEEQLEEQRGPYAEDVVAEIESAIDEIESSEWTEAGAAELATVVDEFLDAAGDELDQAFERTGEETDDLAEALEAAIDGVEDADLDADEDAETIAALLEHAEALVAGVEDAETWSDLSVREKLDHHGFYDVLDHRKDFPPEWHALKVFEKRGEVDKILVALDLLDSDFMEEHCLEALRRMGPEEAVEPMMERAQKRDQDAIEILGKIGSDEPVDTLVEYIEGDGNPGLQKVVLKALGEIGSDEVTQDVADKLVSDNEEIRSRAARSLGMIGDTRAVEPLADVLDNDDSDTVRASAAWALVQIGTEDALDEVSRYSDDRAYLVQSEAEKAI is encoded by the coding sequence ATGAGCGACGAGGAGAGCGGGGACGCCGAGGAGAACGGTGACCCCGAGCAAAACGGCGACGCCGCCGAGGAGATCACGGTCGAGTCGCTCCGCGAGCGCCTCGAGGCGATCGAGGCCCAGCTCGACGAGGCCGAAAGCGAGGACGATCTCGACGAGGTCGAGGCCGAGCTGGAAGACCTCGAGACCGATCTCGAGGCCGCGGACCTCCCCGAGCCGGACGACGAGGACGAGGACCCGCCCGAGGAAGAAATCGAGTCCGAAAAAGAGGACCTCGAAGAGCAGCTCGAAGAACAGCGAGGCCCCTACGCCGAGGACGTCGTCGCCGAGATCGAATCGGCGATCGACGAGATCGAGTCGAGCGAGTGGACCGAGGCCGGTGCCGCGGAGCTCGCGACGGTCGTCGACGAGTTCCTCGACGCCGCCGGCGACGAACTCGACCAGGCCTTCGAGCGGACCGGCGAGGAGACCGACGACCTGGCCGAAGCGCTCGAGGCGGCGATCGACGGCGTCGAAGACGCCGATCTCGACGCCGACGAGGACGCCGAGACGATCGCAGCGCTGCTCGAGCACGCCGAGGCGCTCGTCGCCGGCGTCGAGGACGCCGAGACGTGGAGCGACCTCTCGGTGCGCGAGAAACTCGACCATCACGGGTTCTACGACGTGCTCGACCACCGGAAGGACTTCCCGCCCGAGTGGCACGCGCTGAAGGTGTTCGAGAAGCGCGGCGAGGTCGACAAGATCCTCGTCGCGCTCGACCTGCTCGACTCCGATTTCATGGAGGAACACTGCCTCGAGGCGCTCCGCCGGATGGGCCCCGAGGAGGCCGTCGAGCCCATGATGGAACGCGCCCAGAAGCGCGACCAGGACGCCATCGAAATTCTGGGCAAGATCGGCAGCGACGAGCCGGTCGACACGCTCGTCGAGTACATCGAGGGCGACGGCAACCCCGGCCTCCAGAAGGTCGTCCTCAAGGCGCTGGGCGAGATCGGCAGCGACGAGGTGACCCAGGACGTCGCCGACAAGCTCGTCTCCGACAACGAGGAAATCCGCTCGCGCGCCGCCCGATCGCTGGGAATGATCGGCGACACCCGCGCGGTCGAGCCGCTCGCGGACGTTCTCGATAACGACGACTCCGACACGGTTCGCGCGAGCGCCGCCTGGGCGCTGGTGCAGATCGGCACCGAGGACGCCCTCGACGAGGTTAGTCGGTACAGCGACGACCGCGCGTACCTCGTTCAGTCGGAAGCCGAGAAGGCTATCTAA
- a CDS encoding KEOPS complex subunit Pcc1, with translation MRRATIRSELDDAHVIARAIRPDNTDEMSTRVERPDGATDASSDNADAPADAGEDSATVVTEIERETTGGLRTNVDDYVVNVDVATRVAQHAKRHTNTQS, from the coding sequence ATGAGACGGGCGACGATCCGCTCCGAACTTGACGACGCGCACGTGATCGCGCGGGCGATCCGCCCCGACAACACCGACGAGATGTCGACGCGCGTCGAGCGGCCGGACGGGGCGACGGACGCCTCGTCCGACAACGCCGACGCGCCGGCCGACGCCGGGGAAGACTCGGCGACCGTCGTCACCGAGATCGAGCGCGAGACGACCGGCGGACTCAGGACCAACGTCGACGACTACGTGGTCAACGTGGACGTCGCGACGCGAGTCGCACAGCACGCGAAACGACACACCAACACACAATCATGA
- a CDS encoding DUF7261 family protein: MIDTQSDRGQLILAGAVSFALILIAIALVFSTTLFTASVGSSGTVETVADGTGVEQSVENTTATLIHEVNEDVDNGYPDELEENVSTYNNLLANSTAASGPTYVNVTVVETGPSDSDAEIDWAEVRIIYETSAVQRETTINVSAP; the protein is encoded by the coding sequence ATGATAGACACACAATCCGATCGCGGCCAGCTCATCCTCGCGGGCGCGGTGTCGTTCGCGCTGATACTCATCGCCATCGCGCTGGTGTTCTCGACGACGCTGTTTACCGCCAGCGTCGGATCGAGCGGCACCGTCGAGACGGTGGCCGACGGGACCGGCGTCGAGCAGTCGGTCGAGAACACGACGGCCACGCTGATCCACGAGGTCAACGAGGACGTCGACAATGGCTACCCGGACGAGCTCGAAGAGAACGTCTCGACGTACAACAACCTGTTAGCGAACAGCACCGCGGCGTCCGGTCCGACGTACGTCAACGTCACCGTGGTCGAAACCGGGCCATCAGATTCGGACGCCGAAATCGACTGGGCAGAGGTCCGAATCATCTACGAAACGTCAGCCGTCCAGCGCGAAACCACGATCAACGTGAGCGCACCATGA